The Gemella haemolysans genome includes a region encoding these proteins:
- a CDS encoding DNA cytosine methyltransferase has product MYNWSFKDYQKKNGLKVFGTFICGGGSTMGFKLAGFEHLGGVEIDPKVAEVYQLNHNPKYLYNEDIRAFLARDEYPEELYNLDVLEGSPPCSSFSLAGNREKDWGKKKVFAEGQAEQRLDDLFFDWIKLVGKLKPKIAIAENVKGMIIGSGRAYSKKIIEELNKIGYDVQLFLLNASTMGVPQKRERVFFICRRKDLNLPELQLNFNEKPIKFKEVREKGKGEEVKGVAGELLAYAKKGETNLEKACIRLRGKGSFFNTVLFSDENVPNTILTSGYLPIKFEDKLFATENELKLISSFPQDYKFKNKPPVWFMGMSVPPVMMCKIARELAKLLGGE; this is encoded by the coding sequence ATGTATAACTGGAGTTTTAAAGATTATCAAAAAAAGAACGGTTTAAAAGTTTTCGGTACCTTTATTTGTGGTGGTGGTTCTACTATGGGGTTTAAGCTTGCAGGTTTTGAACATTTAGGCGGTGTAGAAATAGACCCTAAAGTTGCTGAAGTCTACCAACTTAATCACAACCCTAAATATTTATACAACGAAGATATAAGAGCCTTTTTAGCTAGAGATGAATACCCAGAAGAACTATATAATCTTGATGTTTTAGAGGGAAGCCCACCTTGTTCAAGTTTTTCACTAGCGGGAAACCGTGAGAAAGACTGGGGCAAAAAGAAAGTATTTGCTGAGGGACAAGCTGAACAAAGATTAGATGATTTATTCTTTGACTGGATAAAACTTGTTGGTAAGTTGAAACCTAAAATTGCAATAGCTGAAAATGTTAAAGGAATGATAATCGGAAGTGGTAGAGCTTATTCAAAGAAAATCATTGAAGAACTAAATAAAATCGGTTATGATGTGCAATTATTCTTGTTAAATGCTTCAACTATGGGCGTACCTCAGAAAAGAGAGCGTGTATTTTTCATCTGTAGAAGAAAGGATCTGAACTTGCCTGAATTACAATTGAATTTTAATGAGAAACCTATAAAATTTAAAGAAGTTAGAGAAAAGGGTAAAGGTGAAGAAGTCAAAGGTGTAGCAGGTGAACTATTAGCGTATGCTAAAAAAGGTGAAACTAACCTAGAAAAAGCTTGTATTAGACTTAGAGGAAAAGGCTCATTCTTTAATACTGTTTTGTTTAGTGATGAAAATGTACCTAACACTATTTTAACTAGTGGATATCTACCAATCAAATTTGAAGATAAGTTATTTGCAACTGAGAATGAATTGAAATTAATTAGTTCATTTCCTCAAGATTATAAATTCAAGAATAAACCGCCTGTTTGGTTTATGGGAATGAGTGTTCCTCCTGTAATGATGTGTAAGATTGCTAGAGAACTTGCTAAATTGTTGGGAGGTGAATAA